A region of Sphingobium amiense DNA encodes the following proteins:
- a CDS encoding PAS domain-containing sensor histidine kinase, which produces MVDTRRGPDEIASDVARLAPLFLRQAGGHVLTLLDPAGIVLSYNEEGERAECWPLDRVLGQPHDLFYPPDEIAAGRPCADLAAALHEGTLEREAWRVCENGAEYLARLTISALFEGDAHRGFACISRDVTDEAAVRASIETREQHLQSILATVPDAMIIIDETGAITSFSAAAQRLFGYSETELVGRNVSCLMPQPDRDRHDEYIAHYLQTGERRIIGLGRVVVGQRRDGSTFPMQLSVGEAGEDGQRLFTGFIRDLTAKEQDELRLKELQAELVHVSRLSAMGTMASTLAHELNQPLAAVALYLETIRDMLDERDDEPFVSLRSVMDDAAQETLRAGHIVRRLRDFVARGEVDKSLHELPQVIAEASQLALVDARERGIRSFFAVDPAATPVLVDRVQIQQVLVNLMRNAIEAMAACPVRDLKVATRLRPDGLIEVTVEDTGPGIADEVREQLFTAFNSTKADGMGLGLSICRTIIEAHGGRIWMERPDRGGARFHFTLIHARAEEEHGG; this is translated from the coding sequence ATGGTCGACACGAGGCGCGGGCCGGACGAGATTGCCAGCGACGTAGCGCGGCTTGCGCCGCTGTTCCTGCGACAGGCTGGCGGCCACGTCCTGACGCTGCTCGATCCTGCCGGGATCGTGCTGAGCTATAATGAAGAAGGCGAGCGTGCCGAATGCTGGCCCCTCGATCGCGTCCTGGGACAGCCCCATGACCTGTTCTACCCGCCCGACGAGATTGCGGCCGGCCGCCCGTGCGCAGACCTGGCGGCCGCCCTTCACGAAGGCACGCTGGAGCGCGAAGCGTGGCGGGTCTGCGAGAACGGCGCGGAATATCTCGCGCGCCTGACGATCAGCGCCCTGTTCGAAGGCGACGCACATCGAGGCTTTGCCTGCATCAGTCGCGATGTCACCGACGAGGCGGCGGTCCGGGCGTCAATCGAGACCCGCGAGCAGCATCTCCAGTCGATCCTGGCGACCGTCCCCGATGCGATGATCATCATCGACGAGACCGGCGCCATCACGTCGTTCAGCGCGGCCGCCCAACGCCTGTTCGGCTATTCGGAAACCGAGCTCGTCGGCCGCAACGTCTCCTGCCTGATGCCCCAGCCCGATCGCGACCGGCACGACGAATATATCGCGCATTATCTCCAGACCGGCGAGCGCCGGATCATCGGCCTCGGCCGCGTCGTGGTCGGCCAGCGCCGCGACGGCTCGACCTTCCCGATGCAGCTGTCGGTTGGCGAGGCCGGTGAAGACGGGCAGCGGTTGTTCACCGGCTTCATCCGGGATCTCACCGCCAAGGAGCAGGATGAGCTCAGGCTCAAGGAACTGCAGGCAGAGCTGGTCCATGTCTCCCGGCTGAGCGCGATGGGCACGATGGCCTCGACCCTCGCGCATGAGCTCAACCAGCCGCTTGCCGCGGTCGCGCTCTATCTCGAGACGATCCGCGACATGCTCGACGAGCGGGACGACGAACCCTTCGTGTCGCTACGGTCGGTGATGGATGATGCGGCACAGGAAACGCTGCGGGCCGGCCATATCGTCCGGCGCCTTCGCGATTTCGTCGCCCGCGGCGAGGTCGACAAGAGCCTCCACGAGCTGCCGCAGGTCATCGCCGAGGCGAGCCAGCTCGCGCTGGTCGACGCCCGCGAGCGCGGCATCCGCAGCTTCTTTGCAGTCGATCCCGCCGCGACGCCGGTCCTCGTCGACAGGGTGCAGATCCAGCAGGTGCTGGTCAACCTGATGCGCAATGCCATCGAGGCGATGGCGGCGTGTCCGGTTCGCGACCTCAAGGTGGCGACCAGGTTGCGCCCTGACGGGCTGATCGAGGTGACCGTGGAGGATACCGGCCCCGGCATCGCCGACGAGGTCCGCGAGCAGCTCTTCACGGCGTTCAACTCGACAAAGGCCGACGGCATGGGCCTCGGCCTTTCGATCTGCCGGACCATCATCGAAGCGCATGGGGGCCGTATCTGGATGGAGCGCCCCGACCGCGGCGGCGCGCGCTTTCATTTTACCTTGATCCATGCGCGGGCGGAGGAGGAACATGGGGGATAG
- a CDS encoding response regulator transcription factor, whose amino-acid sequence MGDRRVIHLVDDEESIRKAASFALKTAGYDVVTYASGVEFLKEAKSAAVGCVILDVRMPEMDGLEVQAAMAARGVNMPVIVLTGHGDVSVAVQAMKGGAVDFLEKPFEKAALLGAVSRAFARLDDVDLRTLETSEAGVRVAALTPREREVLERLANGLPNKTIAYDLGCSSRTVEVHRASLMAKLEVRNLSEALRIAFAAGMGRKPK is encoded by the coding sequence ATGGGGGATAGACGCGTCATCCATCTGGTCGACGACGAGGAGAGCATCCGCAAGGCGGCGAGCTTTGCGCTCAAGACCGCGGGCTACGACGTCGTGACCTATGCCTCCGGCGTGGAGTTTCTCAAGGAGGCGAAGTCGGCGGCCGTCGGCTGCGTCATCCTCGACGTGCGCATGCCCGAGATGGACGGTCTCGAGGTTCAGGCCGCCATGGCAGCACGCGGGGTCAACATGCCGGTCATCGTCCTGACCGGCCATGGCGACGTGTCGGTTGCGGTGCAGGCCATGAAAGGCGGCGCGGTCGACTTTCTCGAGAAACCCTTCGAGAAAGCCGCCCTGCTCGGCGCCGTCAGCCGCGCGTTCGCGCGTCTCGACGATGTCGACCTTCGTACCCTGGAAACGTCCGAAGCAGGGGTGCGGGTCGCTGCACTGACGCCCCGGGAGCGGGAAGTGCTCGAAAGGCTGGCCAACGGCCTGCCCAACAAGACGATCGCCTATGACCTGGGCTGTTCATCGCGAACGGTCGAGGTCCATCGCGCGAGCCTGATGGCCAAGCTCGAGGTCCGCAATCTGTCCGAAGCCCTGCGGATCGCCTTTGCCGCGGGCATGGGCCGCAAGCCGAAGTGA
- a CDS encoding response regulator — protein sequence MPSVRSTQHDGRYTILVSDDDPGVRRGLQLLLRSRGYAVWGYTTGRALLADPRAKEADCVILDYRMPDIDGFAMLRHLREIGWSGRAIMISGFHDTLLASRAAEAGFDHVLAKPLIGRALLDALDRHRAETLRKH from the coding sequence ATGCCATCGGTCCGTTCCACCCAGCATGATGGCAGATACACCATCCTCGTCTCCGACGACGATCCCGGCGTGCGGCGTGGCCTCCAGCTGCTGCTGAGATCGCGCGGCTATGCCGTGTGGGGATATACGACCGGCCGCGCGCTGTTGGCCGACCCCCGCGCGAAGGAGGCGGACTGCGTCATCCTCGACTATCGCATGCCCGACATCGACGGATTCGCGATGCTGCGTCACCTTCGCGAGATCGGATGGTCGGGACGGGCCATCATGATCTCAGGCTTTCACGACACGCTGCTGGCCTCGCGGGCCGCCGAGGCGGGCTTCGATCACGTTCTCGCAAAGCCGTTGATCGGCAGGGCTTTGCTCGATGCGTTGGACCGGCACCGCGCCGAGACGCTTCGAAAGCATTGA